One Methylocaldum marinum DNA window includes the following coding sequences:
- a CDS encoding cation:proton antiporter: MHDLSLLINIAAALGVAFVGGLVFRRMGLPTLVGYLLAGVAIGPFSPGFVGDPHTINQLAELGVIFLMFGVGLHFSFRSLWQVRDIAIVGALGQMATTAVLGYLLSQWWGWPPFSGVVLGLAISVASTIVLLRGLMDNGLLNTSHGQVAVGWLVMEDLATVLILLILPTLVPTENGFDWRALGFTVLAAVGFLMFMVFVGARLIPWLLMWVAHTRSRELFILVNLTTALGIALGSTELFGVSLALGAFMAGAVISESPLSHQIAADLLPFREAFSVLFFVSIGMLLDPHYLLDNIGPVLLLTGFIVFGKSTVTALWAFLFPRPARTALIVAAGTSQIGEFSFILGQAGLALGLLEKDQYSLILAGALLSIVINPLMFRLVGFAERGLQWVSPLWKLLDRFGRHLTTIDAPLAGHIVIVGCGRVGRHIAEVAEYLGLPYLVVESDAERAHVLDQRGVRTLLGDAANSEVLAHAALDRARLLVVTLPDEAASELTVAAGRDLAPNLPIIARAATRDGVQRLAELGAQHVIHPELEGGLQLVRHALLQLGFSMEDVRRYAESVRRDHYAALANSSEEQRLLRASFDRADLVQVAWLRLPRDSPWTGRAWEETALATRTGAALATILRDVHSVNDGFEWKKHLTGAAALGIDRTR, encoded by the coding sequence GTGCACGATCTATCTTTGCTGATCAACATTGCCGCCGCCTTGGGCGTCGCTTTCGTCGGCGGACTCGTTTTCCGCCGCATGGGGCTTCCCACCCTCGTCGGTTACCTCCTGGCCGGGGTTGCCATCGGTCCTTTCAGCCCCGGCTTTGTCGGCGATCCCCACACCATCAATCAGCTTGCGGAATTGGGCGTCATCTTTCTGATGTTCGGCGTCGGCTTGCATTTCTCCTTCCGGAGTCTTTGGCAAGTCCGCGATATCGCTATCGTGGGCGCGCTCGGACAGATGGCGACGACGGCTGTACTGGGCTATCTGCTGAGCCAGTGGTGGGGCTGGCCGCCTTTTTCCGGCGTCGTGCTGGGATTGGCGATCTCGGTGGCCAGCACCATCGTGCTGCTTCGGGGACTGATGGACAACGGCTTGCTGAACACATCCCATGGCCAAGTCGCCGTCGGTTGGCTGGTGATGGAGGATTTGGCAACCGTGTTGATCCTGCTGATCCTACCGACGCTGGTCCCTACGGAAAACGGATTCGATTGGCGGGCGTTGGGGTTCACCGTGCTGGCGGCCGTGGGATTCTTGATGTTCATGGTGTTTGTCGGAGCCCGCCTGATCCCCTGGCTTCTGATGTGGGTCGCCCATACCCGCTCGCGCGAACTCTTCATTCTGGTCAATCTGACGACGGCTTTAGGTATTGCCTTGGGGTCCACCGAACTGTTCGGGGTTTCGTTGGCGCTGGGAGCCTTCATGGCTGGCGCCGTGATCAGCGAATCGCCGCTCAGTCACCAAATCGCGGCGGATCTGTTGCCGTTCCGGGAAGCCTTTTCCGTCCTGTTCTTCGTGTCCATCGGCATGCTGTTGGACCCGCATTACCTGCTGGACAACATCGGCCCGGTTCTCTTGCTGACCGGTTTTATCGTGTTCGGAAAGTCCACCGTGACCGCCTTGTGGGCCTTCCTGTTTCCCCGACCCGCGAGAACCGCGCTGATCGTCGCGGCCGGTACCAGCCAAATCGGTGAATTCTCGTTCATCCTGGGTCAGGCCGGACTGGCCTTGGGGCTCCTGGAAAAGGATCAGTATTCGTTGATCTTGGCCGGGGCGCTCCTGTCCATCGTGATCAACCCGCTCATGTTCCGTCTGGTCGGATTTGCGGAACGGGGCCTGCAGTGGGTTTCGCCGCTGTGGAAACTGCTCGATCGTTTCGGGCGGCACCTCACCACTATCGATGCACCGCTGGCCGGCCATATCGTCATCGTAGGCTGCGGGCGGGTCGGCCGGCATATTGCCGAAGTCGCGGAATATCTGGGGCTTCCCTACTTGGTCGTCGAATCGGACGCCGAAAGGGCTCATGTCTTGGACCAGAGAGGCGTGCGTACGCTGCTGGGCGATGCCGCCAATTCCGAGGTACTGGCCCACGCCGCGCTGGACCGCGCCCGTCTATTGGTGGTGACGCTGCCGGACGAGGCTGCCAGCGAATTGACGGTGGCGGCAGGGCGGGATCTGGCGCCGAACCTGCCGATCATCGCCCGCGCCGCCACGCGGGACGGCGTGCAGCGCCTGGCCGAGTTGGGCGCGCAGCACGTCATTCACCCCGAACTGGAAGGCGGATTGCAACTGGTCCGGCATGCCTTGCTCCAACTGGGATTTTCCATGGAGGATGTCCGCCGCTACGCCGAATCGGTGCGCCGCGACCACTACGCCGCCTTGGCGAATAGCAGCGAAGAGCAGCGGCTGCTCCGAGCGTCATTCGATAGAGCCGACCTCGTTCAGGTCGCCTGGCTGCGTCTGCCGCGAGACAGCCCCTGGACGGGACGAGCTTGGGAAGAGACCGCCCTGGCCACCCGGACAGGAGCAGCCTTGGCGACGATCCTGCGTGACGTTCATTCGGTAAACGATGGATTCGAATGGAAGAAGCATCTAACGGGGGCAGCGGCTCTCGGCATAGATAGGACGCGCTGA
- a CDS encoding lysozyme inhibitor LprI family protein: protein MGRSAQVSLAAADKRLNEVYQKLLRSMPSDEPDNFPRTALIAAQRAWIKFRDAECALVGETEGGVRMWKSAFDTACQSQMTEERVERLEKLLADHEN from the coding sequence ATGGGACGTTCCGCGCAAGTAAGTCTCGCCGCCGCTGATAAACGCCTCAACGAGGTTTACCAGAAGCTGCTTCGATCCATGCCATCAGATGAGCCGGACAATTTCCCAAGGACAGCACTCATAGCGGCACAGCGGGCCTGGATCAAATTCAGAGATGCGGAGTGTGCGCTGGTCGGTGAAACCGAGGGAGGTGTGCGCATGTGGAAGTCAGCATTCGACACGGCATGCCAATCCCAGATGACGGAGGAACGCGTTGAACGGCTGGAGAAGCTTCTTGCCGACCATGAAAATTAG
- a CDS encoding IS5 family transposase, whose protein sequence is MPKSPKSAIKPDLFAADLRKQKIDRMGDPLVAFETHIDFAALAADVDQAAPRPVSPQGGRPPFPTETMVRILFLKRVNNLSDEQMEYQLLDRMSYQRFCGLMDSASIPDRTTMWTFENRIGEVGAQALFDGIERQLLKHGYIARGGHIIDATLVPAPKQHFSKDDKEMLKEGAMPADWSPAKRRQKDLDATWTKKHGKSHHGYKLSINVDKRYKVIRKIETGTAATHDSQHFEAVLNTSNTSRDVYADKGYPSAEREAQLQEAGYRNHIQRKGQRNHPLSERQKQRNQRIARVRARVEHPFAAIAQMGGKFIRTIGQARANFAMTMMAASYNLKRLVYLKQAGVVAF, encoded by the coding sequence ATGCCAAAGTCTCCGAAGAGCGCGATCAAACCCGATCTGTTTGCGGCCGATTTGCGCAAGCAGAAGATCGACCGGATGGGCGATCCGCTGGTGGCCTTCGAGACCCACATCGACTTTGCGGCGCTTGCCGCGGACGTGGATCAGGCGGCGCCCCGACCGGTCAGCCCGCAAGGCGGTCGTCCGCCGTTTCCCACCGAAACGATGGTGCGCATCCTGTTTCTCAAGCGGGTCAACAATCTCTCGGACGAGCAGATGGAATACCAGTTGCTTGATCGGATGAGTTACCAGCGCTTCTGCGGGCTGATGGACTCGGCCAGCATCCCGGACCGCACCACGATGTGGACCTTCGAGAACCGCATCGGCGAGGTCGGCGCCCAGGCGCTGTTCGACGGCATCGAGCGGCAGTTGCTCAAGCATGGCTACATCGCCCGCGGGGGGCATATCATCGACGCCACCCTGGTGCCTGCGCCAAAGCAGCACTTCAGCAAGGACGATAAGGAGATGCTGAAGGAAGGCGCGATGCCGGCGGACTGGAGCCCGGCCAAGCGGCGGCAAAAAGACCTGGACGCCACCTGGACCAAGAAGCACGGCAAGAGCCACCACGGCTACAAGCTCTCCATCAACGTGGACAAGCGCTACAAGGTTATCCGCAAGATCGAGACCGGCACCGCCGCTACTCATGACAGCCAGCACTTTGAGGCGGTGTTGAACACTAGCAACACCAGCCGGGACGTCTATGCCGACAAGGGCTATCCGAGTGCGGAACGGGAAGCCCAGCTCCAGGAAGCGGGTTATCGCAACCACATCCAGCGCAAGGGCCAGCGCAACCATCCGCTGTCCGAACGGCAGAAACAACGTAATCAACGCATCGCCCGGGTCCGAGCACGGGTCGAGCATCCCTTCGCCGCCATCGCACAAATGGGCGGCAAGTTTATTCGCACCATCGGCCAGGCGAGGGCGAACTTTGCCATGACGATGATGGCGGCCAGCTATAACCTGAAGCGGCTGGTTTACCTGAAACAGGCGGGTGTCGTGGCCTTTTGA
- a CDS encoding MGDG synthase family glycosyltransferase, translating into MTKTFEISSVHERPVTEDGEGKKVDIVYFDGGGAHKGVAMALQAELQRSLPEADVRTVNTDLIFSHFPLLDWLTRAGITLYNTGLQWETMIGLRQYIALGRGLMTLMQPAAPRLAAFWKHAAPHVVISTIPLCNGIIFAAARESSPEVRCVTIPVDFEEFYRRYWFDPALMSYYLCGTDRLVQQALQSGVPESHVFPLRGMPVHPSFFAPTDTDSANALEELELRRDLPTVLVFFGGQGSKYMVDIARRLDASEAPLNMIVICGCQSGKTCMPASQPMQREFFSHTASYVSRILRRPKYFVLEYTAMVGTARYSISTWY; encoded by the coding sequence ATGACGAAAACCTTTGAGATTTCATCGGTTCACGAGAGGCCTGTTACCGAGGATGGCGAAGGCAAAAAAGTCGACATCGTTTATTTCGACGGCGGGGGCGCCCACAAGGGCGTAGCCATGGCTCTACAGGCCGAACTGCAACGCTCTCTTCCCGAAGCCGATGTTCGGACGGTCAACACCGACCTGATTTTTTCCCATTTTCCTTTGTTGGATTGGCTCACTCGAGCGGGCATTACGCTTTACAACACGGGTCTCCAATGGGAAACGATGATCGGTTTGCGGCAGTACATCGCGCTCGGAAGGGGATTGATGACCTTGATGCAGCCGGCGGCCCCACGCCTTGCCGCGTTTTGGAAACACGCAGCGCCGCATGTCGTGATCTCGACGATTCCTCTTTGCAACGGAATCATTTTCGCCGCCGCCCGCGAGAGTAGCCCGGAAGTGCGCTGCGTGACGATTCCGGTCGATTTCGAAGAGTTTTACCGCCGGTACTGGTTCGATCCGGCCTTGATGTCCTACTACTTGTGCGGCACCGATCGGCTCGTGCAGCAAGCCTTGCAAAGCGGCGTGCCGGAATCTCATGTCTTTCCGCTCCGGGGTATGCCGGTTCACCCGTCTTTTTTCGCACCCACCGATACCGATTCGGCGAATGCTCTCGAAGAATTGGAATTGCGAAGAGATCTTCCGACAGTCCTCGTTTTCTTCGGCGGGCAGGGCTCGAAGTACATGGTCGATATCGCGCGGCGGCTCGACGCGTCGGAAGCCCCCTTGAATATGATCGTGATCTGCGGTTGTCAATCCGGTAAGACGTGTATGCCTGCTTCCCAGCCGATGCAGAGAGAGTTCTTTTCGCATACCGCGTCCTACGTTAGCAGGATACTACGTAGACCGAAGTACTTTGTTCTCGAATACACGGCCATGGTAGGTACGGCTCGGTACTCTATTTCCACGTGGTACTGA
- the ygiD gene encoding 4,5-DOPA-extradiol-dioxygenase: MNSVTATTYPQPAVFFGHGSPMNTLKHNRHTDAWASFGRQTLQHPPSAVLCISAHWYIYGTAVTATAAPHTIHDFGGFPQTLYEVEYAAPGSPELAQRIAELLSPLAVTLDRNRGLDHGVWSVLAHVFPRAEIPVVQLSIDGTKPPLFHFQLGRKLAALRDEGVLIMGSGNTVHNLRTVNWYDDAPPYDWALRFDERVRECLVNGDHTSLIDYERLDPRALLAVPTPDHYSPLLYVLGASQPGDDLRFITEGIELGSISMLAFAFS, translated from the coding sequence ATGAACTCTGTAACCGCGACCACCTATCCACAACCCGCTGTATTTTTTGGTCACGGCAGCCCGATGAACACGCTGAAGCACAATCGGCATACCGATGCCTGGGCATCATTCGGAAGGCAGACACTGCAACACCCGCCGTCAGCCGTACTCTGCATTTCGGCGCACTGGTATATCTACGGCACCGCCGTCACCGCGACGGCCGCGCCGCACACGATTCACGATTTCGGCGGCTTTCCGCAGACCTTGTACGAAGTAGAATACGCCGCGCCGGGCTCTCCCGAACTGGCACAGCGCATAGCGGAATTGTTGTCGCCGCTCGCCGTCACGCTGGACCGGAACCGGGGGCTGGATCATGGCGTCTGGTCGGTGCTTGCGCATGTCTTCCCGCGGGCCGAAATTCCCGTCGTGCAGTTGAGCATCGATGGGACCAAGCCGCCCCTGTTTCACTTTCAGCTTGGCCGGAAATTGGCGGCATTGCGCGACGAAGGCGTGCTGATCATGGGCAGCGGCAACACCGTACACAATCTGCGGACGGTGAACTGGTACGATGACGCGCCGCCCTATGACTGGGCGTTGCGTTTCGACGAACGCGTGCGCGAATGTCTTGTCAATGGGGACCATACGTCATTGATCGACTATGAGCGGCTCGACCCTCGGGCTCTACTCGCCGTGCCGACGCCGGATCATTACTCGCCGCTGTTGTACGTCCTGGGCGCGAGCCAGCCTGGAGACGACCTCCGATTCATTACCGAAGGTATAGAGCTGGGTTCGATCAGCATGCTGGCGTTTGCCTTTTCCTGA
- a CDS encoding VanZ family protein has translation MRIETGFRKTIGHLAPGFAKSGSARPPLRLARIWQGIGWLMVATVVWLSLTPDRFEPPTPLLTWDKAQHALAYGSLMYWFGQAFQPHWRWPAFFLCLGIGLEFLQGVSGHRTFDAADILANSIGVGLGLALVRTPLGRLLSAVDARIGAIRFR, from the coding sequence ATGCGCATCGAAACAGGATTTCGGAAAACGATAGGACACCTCGCTCCCGGGTTCGCAAAAAGCGGCTCGGCACGCCCGCCTTTACGCCTGGCCCGCATCTGGCAAGGCATAGGCTGGCTGATGGTCGCCACCGTGGTCTGGCTGAGCCTGACGCCGGACCGATTCGAACCGCCGACCCCATTGCTCACCTGGGACAAGGCCCAGCACGCGCTGGCCTACGGCTCGCTGATGTATTGGTTCGGCCAAGCGTTTCAGCCTCATTGGCGCTGGCCGGCGTTTTTCCTTTGCCTCGGCATCGGACTCGAATTTCTTCAGGGAGTCAGCGGTCACCGCACATTCGACGCCGCCGATATCCTCGCCAACAGCATCGGCGTCGGACTCGGCCTCGCATTGGTCCGCACCCCGCTCGGAAGGCTGCTGTCGGCCGTCGATGCGAGAATCGGCGCCATACGGTTTCGTTAG
- a CDS encoding DUF2380 domain-containing protein has translation MSILTKIISIIALAILVSLPVSASSSISVLDFELNDVTSNPGGAEEAERTASLQGLLKESLGAKGYRMVATDPTAQAAATKGFGYLWNHSDEAAAVGKNSGSEFVVVGRVHKPSFLFVYFMAHLVDTKTGNVVGDFIVEVKGQQQNFTAKGIESLARQIDTRLQAITGS, from the coding sequence ATGTCTATCTTGACCAAGATAATTTCAATCATCGCGCTCGCGATCCTTGTTTCCCTTCCGGTAAGCGCAAGTTCCAGTATTTCGGTTCTTGATTTCGAGTTGAACGATGTCACCTCGAATCCGGGTGGTGCCGAAGAAGCCGAAAGAACGGCCTCTTTGCAAGGGTTGCTGAAGGAAAGCCTGGGGGCCAAAGGGTATCGGATGGTTGCGACGGACCCGACGGCTCAAGCCGCTGCCACCAAGGGATTCGGATATCTTTGGAATCATTCGGACGAAGCAGCGGCGGTCGGGAAGAATAGCGGATCCGAATTTGTCGTCGTCGGGCGCGTGCACAAGCCGAGTTTCCTGTTCGTCTATTTCATGGCGCATTTGGTCGATACCAAGACCGGCAATGTCGTCGGCGACTTCATCGTCGAGGTCAAGGGCCAACAGCAGAACTTCACCGCCAAGGGCATCGAAAGTCTGGCTCGGCAAATCGATACGAGACTCCAGGCGATTACCGGTTCGTGA
- a CDS encoding ABC transporter permease/substrate-binding protein, translating into MIHRLTLLLSLWLGFGAAPEAGKAADVVVGSKEFTESVIVGEIATQLLKSAAIEVQYRKQLGGTRFLWQALIAGEIDLYPEYTGTLIEEILGGRLHGKRDPETLRRVLSEQGVRMTEPLGFNNTYALGMTAARADRLGISKISDLRPHPELKFGFSNEFMARADGWPGLRQAYRLPQQEVAGLDHGLAYRGLASGRLDVTDLYTTDAEVDYYSLRVLEDDQGYFPDYRAVFLYRADLAERLPAALAALRRLEGRISEQAMIEMNTEAKLGKVPEREVAAGFLRKRLGIASDTGAESLAGGIWRHTLEHLSLVAISLAAAILVAMPLGILCARRPRTGRLVLGAAGILQTIPSLALLVFMIPLLGIGARPAIAALFLYSLLPIVRNTCTGLQTIPASLLESADALGLPPFARLRLVELPLALPTIIAGIKTAAVINVGMATLGALIGAGGYGQPILTGIRLDDTGLILQGAVPAALLALLIESVFEFAEQRLMPKGMRQ; encoded by the coding sequence ATGATCCATCGGCTGACGCTGCTGTTGAGCTTGTGGCTGGGTTTCGGCGCGGCGCCGGAAGCCGGGAAAGCAGCGGACGTAGTCGTCGGTTCCAAGGAATTCACGGAATCGGTGATCGTGGGCGAAATTGCGACCCAGCTCCTTAAAAGCGCGGCGATCGAGGTGCAATATCGAAAACAGCTGGGCGGAACGCGGTTCCTGTGGCAGGCGCTGATAGCCGGTGAGATCGACCTCTATCCGGAATATACGGGCACCCTGATCGAGGAGATTCTGGGCGGCCGGCTACACGGGAAGCGCGACCCGGAGACGCTGCGCCGGGTTCTGTCGGAGCAGGGTGTGCGGATGACCGAACCGCTCGGATTCAACAACACCTATGCGCTGGGCATGACGGCCGCTCGCGCGGATCGATTGGGAATCTCCAAGATTTCCGATCTGCGCCCCCATCCCGAGCTTAAATTCGGCTTCAGCAACGAGTTCATGGCCAGGGCGGACGGATGGCCCGGACTCAGGCAAGCCTACCGCCTGCCCCAACAGGAAGTGGCGGGTCTGGATCATGGCCTCGCCTATCGCGGGCTGGCCAGCGGGCGCCTGGATGTGACCGACCTCTATACCACCGATGCGGAGGTCGACTATTACTCGCTCCGGGTGCTTGAGGACGACCAAGGCTATTTTCCCGATTATCGCGCCGTTTTTCTGTACCGGGCCGACCTCGCCGAACGCTTGCCGGCGGCTCTCGCGGCACTCCGGCGACTCGAAGGCCGGATCTCTGAGCAGGCCATGATCGAGATGAACACGGAGGCCAAGCTCGGCAAGGTGCCGGAACGCGAGGTGGCTGCCGGGTTTCTGCGAAAGCGGCTCGGTATCGCGTCCGATACCGGAGCGGAAAGCCTGGCCGGGGGCATATGGCGCCACACGCTCGAACATCTTTCGCTGGTCGCGATATCCCTGGCCGCCGCCATTCTCGTGGCGATGCCACTGGGCATTCTGTGCGCGCGCAGGCCGCGCACGGGGAGACTGGTACTGGGCGCCGCCGGAATCCTCCAGACCATACCGTCGCTGGCGCTGCTGGTGTTCATGATCCCCCTGCTGGGCATCGGCGCCCGGCCGGCCATTGCCGCCCTGTTCCTGTACAGCCTCCTTCCGATCGTGCGCAACACCTGCACGGGGCTGCAGACCATTCCGGCTTCGCTTTTGGAATCGGCCGACGCGCTCGGCCTCCCCCCCTTCGCCCGCCTGCGGCTGGTGGAACTGCCCCTGGCCTTGCCCACCATCATCGCCGGGATCAAGACCGCCGCCGTGATCAACGTCGGCATGGCGACCCTCGGCGCGCTGATCGGTGCGGGAGGATATGGGCAGCCGATCCTCACCGGCATTCGCCTCGACGATACGGGATTGATCCTCCAAGGGGCTGTCCCTGCCGCCCTGCTTGCGCTATTGATCGAGAGCGTTTTCGAATTCGCCGAACAAAGGCTGATGCCCAAGGGAATGCGGCAGTGA
- a CDS encoding ATP-binding cassette domain-containing protein — MRDLAVGARGYCARRLGKAFRERTVCRYDPSMLKLSRVSKSYEGVPVLREIDLSIPKGQVTVIIGASGCGKSTLIRLANGLVRPDRGTVELMGMPVTAATVLALRRRMGYVIQEGGLFPHLTARGNVALMPRRLGWPFARIDSRVSELAGLVRLPAEKLDSYPTRLSGGERQRVALMRALMLDPEILLLDEPLGALDPLIRYELQTDLKMLFSTLGKTVLMVTHDLNEAGYFADEIVLLHDGAIAQRGTMAALIENPATEYVARFVRAQRGLAGSQVLPPA, encoded by the coding sequence ATGCGCGATCTCGCCGTTGGCGCACGCGGGTATTGCGCGCGCCGGCTCGGTAAGGCATTCCGGGAGCGCACCGTTTGCCGGTATGATCCCTCCATGCTCAAACTGTCACGAGTCAGCAAAAGCTATGAGGGCGTTCCCGTGCTGCGCGAGATCGATCTTTCGATTCCGAAGGGGCAGGTGACGGTAATCATCGGAGCGAGCGGCTGCGGCAAATCCACGCTGATCCGGCTGGCCAACGGCCTGGTCCGGCCGGACCGCGGCACCGTCGAGCTGATGGGCATGCCGGTTACCGCAGCTACGGTCCTGGCGCTGCGCCGCCGAATGGGCTACGTCATCCAGGAAGGAGGGCTGTTTCCGCACTTGACCGCCCGCGGCAACGTAGCCCTGATGCCGCGGCGGCTGGGCTGGCCGTTCGCCCGGATCGATTCGCGGGTATCCGAACTCGCTGGCCTGGTCCGCCTCCCCGCCGAGAAGCTCGACAGTTATCCGACCCGGCTTTCCGGCGGCGAGCGGCAACGGGTGGCCCTGATGCGGGCGCTGATGCTGGACCCCGAGATCCTGCTGCTGGACGAGCCGCTGGGTGCCCTCGACCCCCTCATCCGCTACGAACTCCAGACCGACCTCAAGATGCTTTTCAGCACCCTGGGGAAAACCGTTCTGATGGTGACCCACGATCTGAACGAAGCCGGGTATTTCGCCGACGAAATCGTGCTCCTGCACGACGGCGCCATCGCTCAGCGGGGAACGATGGCGGCCTTGATCGAGAACCCCGCCACCGAATACGTCGCGCGCTTCGTCCGGGCGCAGCGCGGTTTGGCCGGCAGCCAGGTACTGCCACCGGCATGA
- a CDS encoding RNA polymerase sigma factor, with product MTRDCGASFTYQELIDFFKGRHEQLQKFLLWQVKCRETAAELAQETYVRFLRHSDKQSVANLNAFLFTIAANLARDHLRSASHGRAMQSEPLDDELPDPTPSVEDVVESQCLEERLECAIDSLPERTREVFLLYRLDGLSYREIGERLDLSTRTVEYHLRQAMVLCRRHLTKSGKTEQ from the coding sequence ATGACCCGCGATTGCGGCGCAAGCTTCACCTATCAGGAACTGATCGATTTTTTCAAGGGTCGACACGAGCAGTTGCAGAAATTCCTGTTGTGGCAGGTGAAATGCCGGGAGACGGCGGCGGAACTCGCCCAGGAAACTTATGTTCGCTTCTTACGCCACAGCGACAAGCAGTCGGTTGCGAATCTCAACGCGTTTCTGTTCACCATTGCCGCCAATCTGGCGAGGGATCACCTGCGGTCCGCAAGCCATGGCCGGGCGATGCAGTCCGAACCGCTGGACGACGAACTGCCGGACCCGACTCCATCGGTAGAGGACGTGGTGGAAAGCCAATGCCTGGAGGAACGCTTGGAATGCGCCATCGACAGCCTGCCCGAACGGACGCGGGAGGTCTTCTTGCTGTACCGCCTGGACGGACTTTCCTACCGGGAAATCGGCGAACGCCTGGACCTCTCCACGCGCACCGTCGAATATCACCTGCGGCAAGCCATGGTGCTGTGCCGGCGCCATTTGACAAAATCCGGCAAGACCGAACAATAG
- a CDS encoding FecR family protein yields the protein MFEEASAWFARLGADDAGAGDRERFDRWLAASPRHSATWREVQDLFAALEEPARSIRARKSTHEADATAPTPAPRRRVGYAQAAAFAVFAFILVALWPADWIENLRSDFHTAAGLQQSITLADGSQLLLNTDTAVTVDMTADERRVRLLRGEAFFEVVHAPKRPFWVEAANTRVRVTGTAFSVGRTDDRVTVTVAEGRVETSGEGSADPPVVLTAGQSVCYLGNRPEAVQTVDLNKELAWRNGRLIFVQAPLSRVVEEINRYRPGSILIANAAARDRPITAVFSIHRLDDAIAALEQTLGLHARRFTPYLILLG from the coding sequence CTGTTCGAAGAGGCCAGCGCCTGGTTCGCGAGGCTAGGGGCCGACGATGCCGGCGCGGGCGACCGGGAGCGCTTCGACCGCTGGCTGGCGGCGAGCCCCAGGCATTCCGCGACGTGGCGCGAAGTGCAGGATCTGTTCGCCGCACTGGAGGAGCCCGCCAGATCGATCCGTGCGCGGAAATCGACGCACGAGGCCGACGCGACAGCACCGACGCCCGCTCCGCGCCGCCGCGTCGGCTACGCGCAGGCGGCGGCCTTCGCGGTTTTCGCCTTCATCCTCGTGGCATTATGGCCGGCAGACTGGATCGAGAACCTGCGCAGCGATTTCCACACCGCCGCCGGCCTCCAGCAAAGCATAACCCTCGCCGACGGCTCGCAGCTGCTGCTGAATACCGATACCGCCGTTACCGTCGATATGACCGCCGACGAGCGGCGGGTACGGCTGCTGCGCGGCGAAGCCTTCTTCGAAGTCGTACATGCGCCAAAGCGACCGTTTTGGGTCGAGGCCGCGAATACCAGGGTACGGGTGACCGGCACCGCTTTCAGCGTCGGCCGGACGGACGATCGGGTGACGGTGACCGTGGCCGAGGGGCGTGTCGAAACCAGCGGAGAGGGCTCGGCAGATCCGCCGGTCGTGCTCACGGCGGGGCAATCGGTGTGCTACTTGGGAAACCGTCCGGAGGCGGTCCAAACGGTCGATCTGAACAAAGAACTGGCGTGGCGGAATGGACGGCTGATCTTCGTACAGGCGCCGCTGTCCCGAGTCGTCGAAGAGATCAACCGCTATCGTCCCGGCAGCATCCTCATCGCCAACGCCGCGGCGAGAGACCGTCCCATCACGGCCGTGTTCTCCATCCATCGCCTCGACGACGCCATCGCCGCCCTGGAACAAACCCTCGGCCTGCACGCCAGGCGCTTCACCCCCTACCTGATATTGCTGGGTTAG